From a single Alloactinosynnema sp. L-07 genomic region:
- a CDS encoding ABC transporter ATP-binding protein: protein MGGNGALVRAEGLTKRFGDFTAVDGIDLEVRPGEAFGFLGPNGAGKSSTMRMIACVSPRTGGELSVLGMDPLRQGPSIRARLGVVPQADNLDTELSVRQNLHIYGRFFGMPKAQVRAKAVELLDFAQLTERADDPVEPLSGGMKRRLTIARSLINDPELLLLDEPTTGLDPQARHLLWDRLFRLKQQGVTLIITTHYMDEAEQLCDRLVVMDGGRIAAEGSPTELIARYSTREVLELRFPPGEQKADGVADLADRVEVLPDRLLLYTADGEAALAAAHERGIRPVSSLVRRSSLEDVFLRLTGRTLVD from the coding sequence GTGGGTGGCAACGGCGCGCTGGTGCGCGCGGAGGGGCTGACGAAGCGCTTCGGCGACTTCACCGCGGTCGACGGCATCGATCTTGAGGTGCGGCCGGGGGAGGCGTTCGGGTTCCTCGGGCCCAACGGCGCGGGCAAGTCCTCGACGATGCGCATGATCGCCTGCGTGTCGCCGCGCACCGGCGGCGAGTTGAGTGTGCTCGGGATGGATCCGCTCCGGCAGGGGCCCAGCATCCGGGCCCGGCTCGGGGTGGTGCCGCAGGCGGACAACCTCGACACCGAACTCTCGGTTCGGCAGAACCTGCACATCTACGGCCGCTTCTTCGGCATGCCCAAGGCGCAGGTTCGCGCGAAGGCGGTCGAGTTGCTCGACTTCGCCCAGCTCACAGAGCGTGCCGACGACCCGGTCGAGCCCCTCTCCGGCGGCATGAAGCGGCGGCTGACCATCGCGCGCTCGCTGATCAACGACCCTGAGCTGCTGCTGCTCGACGAGCCGACCACGGGCCTGGACCCGCAGGCCCGTCACCTGCTGTGGGACCGGCTGTTCCGGCTCAAGCAGCAGGGCGTCACGCTGATCATCACCACGCACTACATGGATGAGGCCGAGCAGCTCTGCGATCGTCTCGTCGTCATGGACGGCGGCCGGATCGCCGCCGAAGGCAGTCCCACCGAGCTGATCGCCCGCTACTCCACCCGCGAGGTGCTCGAACTGCGGTTCCCGCCGGGCGAGCAGAAGGCCGACGGCGTGGCCGACCTCGCCGACCGCGTCGAGGTGCTGCCCGACCGGCTCCTGCTCTACACCGCCGACGGCGAGGCCGCGCTGGCCGCCGCGCACGAGCGCGGGATCCGGCCGGTGTCGAGCCTGGTGCGCCGCAGTTCGCTGGAGGACGTCTTCCTCCGGCTCACCGGCCGAACACTGGTCGACTGA
- a CDS encoding JmjC domain-containing protein: protein MDHYLIEAVEKALGWNGSQMLGQRFAKGTMEDAALCTRLLTPTRLLDAIMRRSLTSPQLRCFQGGAELHPDAYLANAVTRRGQTTPMARMDKLGDLIRSGCTVVLDSFDTFDPTMEVACRALQWWSRELVQVNTYLTTNEASGFDLHWDDHDVLIVQLGGEKTWEVRGASRAAPMYRDAEPNRVSSDEVVWAGTMRAGDVMHIPRGYWHQATRTDCGDGYSLHVTFGFVKRTGVDWLAWIADRSREEEVFRTDLKRWALPAEQRAQDLTLSALVPGLLAKYPPLEYLTTRELERPAHRAVRTHGTFGPPMDIVCVTEFPPHIKSNDDTIDVLAAGKAIRFAAAAEPAVRLLLSGNPANVAAVATATSIDARVIAEALTNEGLCVELTDELATGYVGVVGQRASN from the coding sequence GGAACGGATCTCAGATGTTAGGGCAACGGTTCGCCAAGGGGACCATGGAGGATGCCGCACTCTGCACTCGGCTTCTCACGCCGACTCGATTGCTCGATGCGATCATGCGCCGCTCGCTGACTTCGCCCCAATTGCGCTGCTTCCAAGGCGGTGCGGAGTTGCACCCGGATGCCTACCTGGCCAACGCCGTGACACGGCGTGGCCAGACCACACCGATGGCTCGCATGGACAAGCTGGGCGACCTCATCCGATCCGGCTGTACCGTCGTTCTCGACTCGTTCGACACCTTCGACCCGACGATGGAGGTCGCGTGCCGCGCGTTGCAGTGGTGGTCTCGGGAGCTGGTGCAGGTCAACACATACTTGACCACGAACGAGGCTTCGGGATTCGACCTTCACTGGGATGACCATGACGTGCTGATCGTTCAGCTCGGCGGGGAGAAGACCTGGGAAGTCAGGGGTGCGTCCCGCGCAGCGCCCATGTACCGCGACGCTGAACCCAACCGGGTGTCCAGCGACGAAGTGGTCTGGGCTGGCACCATGCGCGCGGGCGACGTCATGCACATCCCGCGCGGGTATTGGCACCAAGCCACCCGCACTGACTGCGGCGACGGCTACAGCCTGCACGTCACGTTCGGGTTCGTGAAGCGAACCGGCGTTGACTGGCTGGCCTGGATCGCAGATCGGTCACGTGAGGAAGAAGTCTTCCGCACCGACCTCAAACGGTGGGCACTTCCTGCCGAGCAGCGGGCACAAGACCTCACGCTCAGCGCGCTCGTGCCCGGCCTGCTGGCGAAGTACCCACCCCTGGAGTACCTCACTACCCGAGAACTGGAGCGCCCGGCTCATCGAGCGGTTCGCACGCACGGCACCTTCGGCCCGCCGATGGACATAGTGTGCGTGACCGAGTTTCCACCGCACATCAAGTCCAATGACGACACCATCGACGTGCTCGCGGCAGGCAAGGCGATCCGATTCGCCGCTGCCGCCGAACCCGCTGTTCGGCTGTTGCTGTCGGGCAATCCCGCCAACGTCGCTGCTGTCGCAACCGCGACCAGCATTGATGCACGCGTCATCGCAGAAGCTCTCACCAACGAGGGGCTCTGCGTCGAACTGACCGATGAACTCGCCACCGGCTATGTCGGCGTGGTGGGCCAGCGCGCGTCAAACTGA
- a CDS encoding phosphotransferase produces the protein MSVAQPSSVVPNPVFDVREQPHDDVLDRVERTLGVTLERSSVVFGIYGATEGFRTAAGTWVRVERRQRWRINSAVWVGLEAAATIRGVRKPEWFQGATWVDPERDVVWRADEVELVNAPIVDTPASAVTLPGSWWTELRDSLAALGSHSTERVGMSQAHLTKRITEVFGDLDTSVDEWATAHTDVHWGNLTVDGYLLDWEDWGAGPRGLDAACLWQASLHDPELAARVQHEFSADMTSRSGKLAQLLQCANAVRIAARRGESTPLSVAAQAAADVLLVELRSV, from the coding sequence GTGAGCGTCGCTCAGCCGTCCAGCGTCGTCCCAAACCCCGTCTTCGATGTGCGGGAACAACCGCACGACGACGTCCTCGACAGGGTCGAGCGCACCCTAGGGGTCACGCTTGAACGATCATCAGTCGTGTTCGGCATCTACGGTGCCACCGAGGGCTTCCGCACTGCCGCGGGAACGTGGGTGCGGGTCGAGCGCCGCCAGCGTTGGCGGATCAACAGCGCGGTGTGGGTCGGTCTGGAGGCCGCAGCGACCATCCGCGGCGTGCGCAAACCGGAGTGGTTCCAAGGGGCAACTTGGGTCGACCCCGAGCGCGATGTTGTCTGGCGCGCGGACGAGGTCGAACTAGTCAACGCCCCGATCGTGGATACCCCTGCTTCCGCCGTCACGCTGCCGGGCTCATGGTGGACGGAACTTCGGGACTCGCTCGCCGCGCTTGGATCGCACTCAACTGAGCGGGTCGGGATGAGTCAGGCTCATCTGACCAAGCGGATAACCGAGGTGTTCGGCGATCTGGACACATCCGTGGACGAGTGGGCGACCGCACACACGGACGTGCACTGGGGCAACCTCACCGTCGACGGCTACCTTCTCGACTGGGAAGACTGGGGCGCGGGGCCGCGTGGACTCGACGCGGCGTGCCTGTGGCAGGCGTCGTTGCACGATCCCGAACTGGCCGCTCGTGTTCAGCACGAGTTCTCGGCGGACATGACATCACGCTCGGGAAAGCTCGCTCAGCTATTGCAGTGTGCAAATGCTGTCCGCATCGCCGCCCGGCGCGGGGAGTCAACACCGCTGTCGGTGGCCGCGCAGGCGGCGGCGGACGTGCTGCTGGTGGAGCTGCGTTCAGTTTGA
- the ndk gene encoding nucleoside-diphosphate kinase, with product MSERSLVLVKPDGVSRGLVGEVISRIERKGLTIVALELRNVDRSLAEQHYAEHAERPFFGDLLEFITSGPVVALVVEGPRAAAAFRQLAGGTDPVEKAAPGSIRADFGLEVQYNLVHGSDSPESAEREVKLWFPDL from the coding sequence GTGAGCGAGCGCAGCCTGGTCCTGGTTAAGCCGGACGGTGTGAGCCGTGGTCTCGTCGGCGAGGTCATCTCGCGTATCGAGCGGAAGGGGCTGACGATCGTCGCGCTTGAGTTGCGCAACGTCGACCGCTCGCTGGCCGAGCAGCATTACGCGGAGCACGCTGAGCGCCCGTTCTTCGGTGACCTCCTGGAGTTCATCACCTCTGGTCCGGTCGTGGCGCTCGTGGTCGAAGGCCCGCGTGCGGCGGCGGCGTTCCGCCAGCTCGCGGGCGGTACCGACCCGGTCGAGAAGGCAGCTCCCGGAAGCATCCGCGCAGACTTCGGCCTAGAGGTCCAGTACAACCTCGTGCACGGCTCCGACTCGCCCGAGTCCGCCGAGCGTGAGGTCAAGCTCTGGTTCCCTGACCTCTGA